The following proteins are co-located in the Microplitis demolitor isolate Queensland-Clemson2020A chromosome 5, iyMicDemo2.1a, whole genome shotgun sequence genome:
- the LOC103574360 gene encoding ras-related protein Rab-32 isoform X3, which produces MSTHNNAPSSGVTEKREHLYKILVIGELGAGKTSIIKRYVHQFFSQHYRATIGVDFALKVLNWDPNTIIRLQLWDIAGQERFGNMTRVYYKEAVGAFIVFDVTRSATLDAVVKWKQDLDSKVQLPDGSPIPCVLLANKCDQSKEGLANSPGKMDDYCKEKNFVGWFETSAKENINIEEAARFLVNKILQNDQIMKGNGAQDQVDGERFALNQSPTGSKKSCAC; this is translated from the exons tCGACGCACAATAACGCGCCAAGTAGCGGCGTGACTGAAAAACGTGAACATTTGTACAAAATACTAGTAATTGGTGAGCTTGGGGCTGGAAAAACATCAATTATCAAAAGATATGTCCATcagtttttttctcaacactATCGCGCAACAATTGGCGTTGACTTTGCACTGAAAGTACTCAACTGGGATCCAAACACAATTATAAGGCTGCAACTATGGGACATTGCCG gcCAAGAGAGGTTTGGAAATATGACCCGTGTTTATTATAAAGAAGCCGTCGGTGCCTTTATTGTATTTGACGTTACGAGAAGTGCGACATTGGATGCTGTTGTAAAATGGAAGCAAGATTTAGACTCAAAAGTACAATTACCCGACGGATCACCAATACCCTGTGTTTTACTAGCCAACAAATGTGACCAATCTAAAGAAGGACTCGCTAACTCGCCTGGTAAAATGGATGACTattgcaaagaaaaaaattttgtcggCTGGTTTGAAACTTCtgctaaagaaaatataaatatcgaaGAAGCTGCGCGTTTTCTCGTCAATAAG atTTTACAAAATGATCAGATAATGAAAGGAAACGGAGCTCAAGATCAAGTCGACGGTGAAAGATTTGCATTAAATCAGTCACCGACAGGCTCAAAAAAATCATGCGCATGCTGA
- the LOC103574358 gene encoding uncharacterized protein LOC103574358 — translation MMKLYLIALVAAILILTPSNVSSADDFRYECHPTFVRVFVNPQPMQSGSISINGVHDPACTKEYGPGQKVSYDMSFAKCAGGSKHMALMYSSVTSITMGSSTSTSSSSTTKTISC, via the exons ATGATGAAACTTTACTTAATTGCACTTGTTGCAGCCATACTTATTCTAACTCCTTCAAATGTATCATCTGCt gaTGACTTCCGCTACGAATGTCACCCGACTTTTGTAAGGGTATTCGTAAACCCCCAGCCAATGCAGTCCGGATCAATTTCAATAAATGGCGTCCATGATCCAGCCTGTACAAAAGAGTATGGACCTGGCCAGAAAGTTTCTTATGACATGAGTTTCGCTAAATGTGCAGGTGGATCCAAACATATGGCGCTTATGTACAGTTCAGTAACATCTATAACCATGGGTTCATCAACTTCTACTTCATCTTCATCAACAACTAAAACAATCTCGTGTTAA
- the LOC103574357 gene encoding protein scarlet produces MQPRLRQSVNETALCSPTNLTLSWKNICYSVKVKKNESYMMDFFRGRRMESINILNGVSGVVKSGTLMAILGSSGAGKTSLLATISRKIKKCTTGEILLNGKLFTRQLMSKISGFVPQEDLAIKSLTVQEHMEFMAKMKIDSRYRRVARSQKIDVLLLDLGLIELKNSKLSTLSNGEWKRVSLAVQLLTEPKILFCDEPTTGLDSYSATVVIDALKNIASKGRIVICSLHQPASGLLDHFHKIYLLAAGNVAFQGSLSEAIAFFSSLGYNCPTIFSHAEFFVKLLSITRGNEDESIEKINKICEEFKKSVYGKRMMASIQEAFAGTSLDNNNDNIKDIVPHPIFAASHSPLYDFKKIPVFQQLKWLTWRNYIDYKRNSTGILLKFLIYIIGGLILATPYIHVTRNIDQRSIQNVQGLMYYIVTETIFTFHYAVFYTFPKEMPLLLRDMANGLYYPLPYYVSKVAVMIPGSIIQPFIYSAMIYCITGLKGGFISFLYFVLPVILGAISAGALGCLMSALFDSFETASLLSVTIDFLTLIFSGIYLNLGNLPAHISWLKYISQFYYSTEAVSVTQWREYNYINCSTNIEAPCLTSGEQVLENFGFTPGNYFIDLMGLVAIFTFSHFAGFLAIFYRSRKEPVY; encoded by the exons atgcAACCACGGTTGAGACAAAGTGTCAATGAAACAGCTTTATGTTCACCAACAAATCTTACTCTGtcatggaaaaatatatgttatagtgtgaaagttaaaaaaaatgagagttATATGATGGATTTTTTCCGCGGTCGGCGTATGGaaagtattaatatattaaatggaGTCAGTGGTGTTGTTAAATCTGGTACTTTGATGGCTATTTTAGGATCgag TGGAGCTGGAAAAACCTCATTATTAGCAACAAtaagtagaaaaattaaaaaatgtacgaCAGGTGAAATTTTGTTGaatggtaaattatttacgcGGCAATTAATGTCGAAAATTAGTGGTTTTGTGCCGCAGGAAGATCTTGCTATTAAATCGCTTACAGTACAAGAGCATATGGAGTTtatg gcTAAAATGAAAATAGACAGCCGTTATCGTCGAGTAGCACGCAGTCAAAAAATCGACGTCCTTCTTCTCGATCTAGGGTTAATAgaacttaaaaattcaaaactgtCAACGTTATCAAACGGCGAGTGGAAAAGAGTATCTTTGGCAGTTCAGTTACTAACGGAACCTAAAATTTTGTTCTGCGATGAACCAACCACCGGATTAGACAGTTATTCAGCAACAGTTGTCATAGATGcactaaaaaatattgcatCTAAAGGTAGAATTGTTATTTGTTCACTTCATCAGCCTGCGTCAGGCTTACTGGAtcattttcacaaaatttacCTCCTTGCTGCCGGTAATGTTGCATTCCAAGGAAGTCTTTCTGAAGCtattgcatttttttctag CTTAGGTTACAACTGTCCGACGATATTTAGTCATGCCGAATTTTTCGTAAAACTGCTATCAATAACTCGCGGCAATGAAGACGAaagcattgaaaaaataaataaaatatgtgaggaattcaaaaaatccgTGTATGGAAAACGGATGATGGCATCAATCCAAGAAGCTTTTGCTGGAACATCActagataataataacgataatatcAAAGATATTGTGCCACATCCAATATTTGCTGCAAGTCACTCACCGCTTTATGACTTTAAAAAGATTCCTGTTTTCCAACAACTAAAGTGGCTAACATGGCGCAATTACATTGACTACAAAAGAAATTCAACgggaattttattgaaatttttgatatatattattggtGGTTTGATCCTTGCAACACCTTATATACATGTCACAAGAAATATCGATCAACGTAGCATACAAAATGTTCAAGGTTTGATGTATTATATTGTAACTGaaacaatatttacatttCATTACGCtgttttttatacatttccTAAAGAAATGCCACTTTTGTTACGTGATATGGCTAATGGACTCTACTATCCTTTGCCTTATTATGTCAGTAAAGTTGCTGTTATG atacCAGGTTCTATTATTCAACCATTCATTTACTCCGCTATGATTTACTGTATCACAGGATTAAAAGGTggatttataagttttttatattttgtccTCCCAGTTATACTTGGAGCTATATCTGCAGGAGCTCTtg gATGTTTAATGTCTGCACTGTTTGATTCATTTGAAACTGCATCACTTTTATCAGTGACAATAGACTTTCTGACCCTTATTTTCAGTGGGATTTATCTGAATCTTGg gaATTTACCAGCACATATATCATGGTTGAAATATATTTCGCAATTTTACTACTCAACAGAGGCTGTTTCCGTAACTCAATGGCGcgaatataattatataa ATTGTTCAACGAATATTGAAGCACCGTGTCTGACATCTGGTGAACAAGTGCTGGaaaattttggatttacaccaggaaattatttcattgattTAATGGGACTTGTAgctatttttactttcagtCATTTTGCAGGTTTTCTGGCGATTTTTTACAGGAGTCGTAAAGAGCCcgtttattga